The following coding sequences are from one Fimbriiglobus ruber window:
- a CDS encoding transposase family protein encodes MSSTLLDRAFGFRQYDCVRTTTADGVMTLHLQQDPTRDRCSYCQSPDVIRHGAEARTVRTVPIGGKPVALRLPVPRLGCRNCGRIRQAAIRSARPFRRFTHAFERYARSLLPHMTIRAVADHLQVGWDSIKALSQRHLNTHFAQPKLKTLKRLAIDEIAIGHGHRYLTIVLDLVNGALAAVANKGATVTRSIIKSFHRRGMRVCRTASAGDSE; translated from the coding sequence ATGTCCTCGACGTTACTCGACCGCGCGTTCGGGTTCCGCCAGTACGATTGTGTCCGGACAACCACCGCCGACGGCGTCATGACCCTTCACCTGCAGCAAGATCCCACCCGCGACCGGTGTTCGTACTGCCAGTCCCCCGACGTCATCCGCCACGGGGCCGAGGCGCGCACCGTCCGGACCGTCCCGATCGGGGGCAAACCCGTCGCGCTACGATTGCCCGTGCCCCGGCTCGGTTGCCGCAACTGCGGTCGCATCCGCCAGGCCGCGATCCGCTCCGCCCGGCCCTTCCGCCGGTTCACCCACGCCTTCGAGCGGTACGCCCGGAGCCTCTTGCCGCACATGACCATCCGAGCCGTCGCCGACCACCTCCAGGTCGGTTGGGACAGCATCAAAGCCTTGTCCCAGCGGCACCTGAACACCCACTTCGCCCAGCCCAAGCTCAAGACGCTCAAGCGCCTCGCCATCGACGAGATCGCCATCGGCCACGGCCACCGCTACCTCACCATCGTCCTCGATCTCGTCAACGGTGCCCTGGCAGCCGTCGCCAACAAGGGCGCGACGGTCACACGTTCAATCATCAAGTCGTTTCATCGCCGCGGCATGCGAGTGTG
- a CDS encoding DUF1549 domain-containing protein translates to MPGSLVRSRAFAALVVLSLMNVTAARARAGSEFHVSPTAITLTGNYARAQIQVTAGTGERADDLTDRATFRSSDTRIVTVAPGGQLLTVGNGSATVTAEVGGVSKSLTVTVAGVSDQSAIGFVEYVMPVLSKAGCNAGACHASQYGKGGFKLSVFGFAPNDDYAAIVRDSFGRRASVHTPAESLVLQKPTGAVPHAGGVRLAEGSVDYQIIERWLANGAPRPSGKPPELKALRVTPEHRVGTLGYGQQLRVEATYADGRTVDVTHWTKFDSRDESVLSVTPAGMVKTVGKGQGVAMARFEGHAAIATFVVPGVPAVDLAGWTDDNIIDKLAAAKFREVGVSPSGLCDDATFIRRAMLDATGTLPTAEQARAFLDSRDPAKRTKLVDRLLGLTGDPNQNIHDNDYAAYWALKWSDLIRSNSASIGAQGMWALHNWLKESFRENKPFDKIVRELVTAKGSTFSNGPANYFKIANNPSDLTEATSQLFLGVRLQCAKCHNHPYEPLTQADYYSFAAFFARVGNKASQEFGIFGGETVIMGRADGEVSHPRTGAIMPPTPLGGKPVGTVPDRRQALADWLTAKDNSYFARNIVNRTVAALLGRGLVEPVDDLRPTNPATNPELMDALATEFARGGFDQKKLFRLIMTSRLYQLDSRPTKANAADDKFYSHYHVKRVPAEVLLDAIDQATGTRTKFEKVPLGTRAIELPDARYNNYFLNTFGKPRREAVCECERVSEPNLAQALHTLNGETIEAKIADLKGTVATLLAAKKPAAEIVDELYLATLSRRATAAEQAAAAKLLAEAGDPKAFYQDLLWSLLNSKYFQFTN, encoded by the coding sequence GTGCCCGGCTCGCTTGTTCGATCGCGCGCCTTCGCGGCGCTCGTTGTTCTTTCATTGATGAACGTCACGGCCGCGCGGGCTCGCGCCGGTTCCGAGTTTCACGTTTCCCCAACAGCTATCACCCTCACGGGCAACTACGCTCGCGCCCAAATTCAAGTGACCGCAGGCACCGGCGAGCGCGCCGACGACTTAACTGACCGGGCCACCTTTCGCTCGTCCGACACGCGGATCGTGACCGTCGCCCCGGGCGGCCAACTGCTCACGGTCGGCAACGGGTCTGCGACTGTGACGGCCGAGGTCGGCGGCGTCTCGAAGTCCCTGACCGTGACCGTGGCGGGCGTGAGCGACCAGTCGGCGATCGGGTTTGTGGAATACGTCATGCCCGTCCTCTCGAAAGCCGGGTGCAACGCCGGGGCGTGCCACGCGAGCCAATATGGGAAGGGCGGCTTCAAGCTCTCGGTCTTCGGCTTTGCGCCGAACGACGATTACGCGGCCATCGTCCGGGACAGTTTCGGCCGCCGGGCGAGCGTCCACACGCCAGCCGAAAGCCTGGTGCTGCAAAAACCGACCGGGGCTGTCCCGCACGCTGGGGGCGTCCGGCTCGCCGAGGGGTCGGTGGATTACCAGATCATCGAGCGGTGGCTCGCGAACGGCGCGCCCCGCCCGTCCGGCAAGCCGCCCGAACTGAAAGCCCTCCGCGTCACCCCCGAGCACCGCGTCGGCACGCTCGGGTACGGACAGCAACTCCGCGTGGAAGCGACCTACGCCGACGGCCGAACCGTGGACGTGACGCACTGGACGAAGTTCGACAGCCGGGACGAAAGCGTGCTTTCGGTCACGCCGGCCGGGATGGTGAAGACGGTGGGCAAGGGGCAGGGCGTCGCGATGGCCCGGTTCGAGGGGCACGCAGCCATCGCCACGTTCGTCGTCCCGGGCGTCCCGGCGGTCGACCTGGCCGGGTGGACGGACGACAACATCATCGACAAGTTGGCCGCCGCCAAGTTCCGGGAGGTCGGCGTTTCGCCGTCCGGCTTGTGTGACGACGCCACGTTCATCCGCCGGGCCATGCTGGACGCGACCGGCACGCTGCCCACGGCCGAGCAAGCCCGCGCGTTCCTCGATTCGCGCGACCCGGCCAAGCGGACGAAACTCGTCGACCGCCTGCTCGGTCTCACCGGCGACCCGAATCAGAACATCCACGACAACGACTACGCCGCGTATTGGGCTTTGAAGTGGTCCGACTTGATCCGGTCCAACAGTGCCTCGATCGGCGCCCAGGGCATGTGGGCACTGCACAACTGGCTGAAAGAATCGTTCCGCGAGAACAAGCCGTTCGACAAGATCGTCCGCGAACTCGTGACCGCGAAGGGCTCGACCTTCAGCAACGGCCCGGCCAACTACTTCAAGATCGCGAACAACCCGTCGGACCTGACGGAAGCGACGAGCCAGCTCTTCCTCGGCGTCCGCCTCCAGTGCGCCAAGTGCCACAACCACCCTTACGAGCCGCTGACGCAAGCCGACTACTACAGCTTCGCCGCGTTCTTCGCCCGGGTGGGCAACAAGGCGAGCCAGGAGTTCGGCATCTTCGGCGGCGAGACGGTCATCATGGGCCGCGCGGACGGCGAGGTGTCGCACCCGCGAACCGGGGCGATCATGCCCCCGACGCCGCTCGGCGGCAAGCCCGTCGGCACCGTCCCCGACCGTCGCCAGGCACTCGCCGACTGGCTGACGGCCAAGGATAACTCGTACTTCGCCCGCAACATCGTCAACCGCACGGTCGCCGCGCTGCTCGGCCGCGGGCTGGTCGAGCCGGTGGACGACCTCCGCCCGACCAACCCGGCCACCAACCCGGAACTGATGGACGCCCTCGCGACCGAGTTCGCCCGCGGCGGCTTCGACCAGAAGAAACTCTTCCGCCTGATCATGACCTCCCGCCTCTACCAGCTCGACTCCCGCCCCACCAAGGCTAACGCCGCGGACGACAAGTTCTACAGCCATTACCACGTCAAGCGTGTGCCGGCCGAAGTGCTGCTGGACGCCATCGATCAGGCGACGGGTACGCGGACGAAGTTCGAGAAGGTGCCCCTCGGCACCCGGGCCATCGAACTGCCCGATGCCCGGTACAACAATTACTTCCTGAACACGTTCGGCAAGCCGCGGCGGGAAGCCGTGTGCGAGTGTGAGCGAGTGTCCGAGCCGAACCTCGCCCAGGCGCTGCACACCCTCAACGGCGAAACGATCGAGGCGAAGATCGCCGACCTCAAGGGAACTGTCGCGACGCTGCTTGCGGCCAAGAAGCCGGCGGCCGAGATCGTGGACGAACTCTACCTGGCGACCCTCTCCCGCCGGGCCACCGCTGCCGAGCAGGCGGCCGCCGCCAAGTTGCTGGCCGAAGCGGGCGACCCGAAGGCGTTTTACCAGGACCTGCTCTGGTCGCTCCTGAACTCGAAATACTTCCAATTCACTAACTGA
- a CDS encoding pre-peptidase has translation MRTSLAATAALLLCLFAPAARADSVYPMLMSIGPVAVQVGTTAELEVSGRYDFQGAYKVFVTGTGVTGVTVAPAADAPKSSAKPTGKRAAASKIKVRFTAAADALPGVREVRVATPHGVSTVGQLVVVTDPVIREAANNDTMKTAQPVTLPATLCGAFEKAEDVDVYKFKAAAGQAFTFHVRAQRLEDKIHDLQEHADPIVTLRNTAGTVLAVNDNFFFADPLLSYKFATAGEYYLEIRDVRYDGNADWQYCIEATDRPFVTNVHPMQITPGVAARVELVGFNLPADPHATLTLPADTPDGPCWAVATLPDGRKTNPVPVVACRLPAVLEAAGDNDTAAKAQAIPVPAGVSGKIAAEGDVDCYALEAKAGEKFAFEVVARGHQSAIDPFIRILNDKGVRLVENDDYRDRFTHADSRIETWTAPSSGRFVVEVRDAHFRGGPAFVYFLKVTRPVPSFVLELDTDKTLLTPGTTAVIFARVTRKNGFDGEVQLAIDGLPPGVTAKCGRVLAAGRDGCILLTAAADAKLAAANVRVTGTAADLAPVVAVVAGSATTPVTTAATAKLTATAQPLQEIYMPGGGRYHYPVETHAVSVGDPRDIRAVKLSTTDVVLKPGESKRIEVTIERAAGFKQNVTLDTVYQHLGSIWGDSLPPGVTIDEKASLTTLSGGAVKAHITLKAAPDAKPVEKQQIAIMAHVSINFVMKFTYCGEPVYVTVTKP, from the coding sequence ATGCGAACGTCGCTCGCGGCCACCGCCGCGCTACTTTTGTGCCTATTCGCCCCGGCGGCCCGGGCCGATAGCGTTTACCCGATGCTCATGAGCATCGGCCCGGTGGCCGTCCAAGTTGGAACGACGGCCGAACTAGAAGTTTCCGGGCGGTACGACTTTCAGGGCGCGTACAAGGTGTTTGTGACCGGCACCGGCGTGACCGGCGTGACCGTCGCGCCCGCGGCCGACGCGCCCAAATCCAGTGCGAAGCCGACTGGCAAGCGGGCGGCGGCGAGCAAGATCAAGGTCCGCTTCACGGCCGCCGCCGACGCGCTGCCGGGCGTCCGCGAGGTGCGGGTCGCCACGCCGCACGGCGTCTCGACCGTCGGCCAACTCGTCGTCGTCACCGACCCGGTGATTCGGGAGGCCGCGAACAACGACACGATGAAGACCGCCCAGCCCGTCACTTTGCCGGCCACGCTCTGCGGGGCGTTCGAGAAGGCCGAGGACGTGGACGTTTACAAGTTCAAGGCTGCCGCGGGGCAGGCGTTCACGTTCCACGTCCGGGCGCAACGGCTCGAAGATAAGATCCACGACCTGCAAGAACACGCCGACCCGATCGTGACGCTGCGGAACACGGCCGGCACCGTCCTCGCCGTCAACGACAACTTCTTTTTCGCCGACCCGCTGCTCAGCTACAAGTTCGCCACGGCCGGCGAGTATTACCTGGAAATCCGCGACGTGCGCTACGACGGCAACGCGGACTGGCAATATTGCATCGAGGCCACCGACCGGCCGTTCGTGACCAACGTCCACCCGATGCAGATCACGCCCGGCGTAGCCGCGCGGGTGGAACTGGTCGGCTTCAACCTACCGGCCGACCCGCACGCCACGCTTACCCTCCCGGCCGACACGCCCGACGGCCCGTGCTGGGCGGTTGCCACCCTACCGGACGGACGGAAAACGAACCCCGTTCCCGTGGTCGCCTGCCGGCTCCCGGCAGTCCTGGAAGCAGCCGGCGATAACGACACCGCTGCGAAGGCCCAGGCCATTCCCGTGCCCGCAGGGGTCAGCGGCAAGATCGCGGCGGAAGGCGACGTGGACTGTTACGCCCTCGAGGCCAAGGCGGGCGAGAAGTTCGCGTTCGAGGTCGTCGCCCGCGGGCACCAGTCGGCCATCGACCCGTTCATTCGCATCTTGAACGACAAGGGCGTCCGTCTGGTGGAAAACGACGACTACCGCGACCGCTTCACACACGCCGACTCGCGGATCGAAACCTGGACGGCTCCGAGCAGCGGGCGGTTCGTCGTCGAGGTCCGCGACGCCCACTTCCGCGGCGGGCCGGCTTTCGTTTACTTCCTGAAAGTGACGCGGCCCGTGCCGTCGTTCGTGCTCGAACTGGACACGGACAAGACGCTCCTGACCCCCGGCACGACGGCCGTGATCTTTGCCCGGGTGACGCGGAAGAACGGGTTCGATGGCGAGGTGCAACTGGCGATCGACGGCCTCCCACCCGGCGTGACCGCGAAGTGCGGCCGGGTGCTGGCCGCGGGCCGCGACGGGTGCATCCTGCTGACGGCTGCCGCGGACGCGAAACTCGCCGCCGCGAACGTCCGCGTGACGGGCACGGCGGCCGATCTCGCCCCGGTCGTCGCGGTCGTGGCCGGGTCGGCGACCACGCCGGTCACGACCGCAGCGACCGCAAAGCTGACCGCGACCGCCCAGCCGCTTCAGGAGATCTACATGCCCGGCGGCGGCCGGTATCACTACCCGGTCGAGACGCACGCCGTCTCCGTCGGCGACCCGCGCGACATCCGCGCGGTGAAGCTCAGCACGACGGACGTAGTCCTTAAACCGGGCGAGTCGAAGCGGATCGAGGTGACGATCGAGCGGGCGGCCGGGTTCAAGCAGAACGTGACGCTCGACACCGTTTACCAGCACCTCGGCTCGATCTGGGGCGACAGCCTCCCGCCGGGTGTGACGATCGACGAGAAGGCGAGCCTGACGACGCTCTCGGGCGGCGCGGTGAAAGCCCACATCACGCTGAAAGCGGCTCCGGACGCCAAGCCCGTCGAGAAACAACAGATCGCGATCATGGCCCACGTGTCCATCAACTTCGTGATGAAGTTCACCTACTGCGGCGAGCCGGTCTATGTCACCGTGACAAAACCGTGA
- a CDS encoding alpha/beta fold hydrolase, which translates to MPKAKANGIALEYDSFGAEDAEPVLLITGLGVQMTRWAVPFCEILAGLGYRVIRFDNRDAGLSTHFNDLPVPELATVALAVARGERPDVPYTLYDMAADAVGLLDALGIERAHIVGRSMGGMIAQLVASEHPHRTLSLTSIMSNTGNPGLPSATPEAMAALTSRPPHPSEDEESFLTHSVAFARVIGSPGYPFDEAAQRAQALADAKRAYNPAGFGRQIAAIVATGDRRARLKTITAPTLVVHGADDPLIPKAGGEDTAANIKGAELKVIPGMGHDLPPALYETVALAIAANARRESA; encoded by the coding sequence ATGCCAAAGGCCAAGGCGAACGGGATCGCCCTCGAATACGACAGCTTCGGGGCTGAGGACGCCGAACCCGTTCTGCTGATTACGGGCCTGGGCGTGCAGATGACCCGCTGGGCTGTCCCGTTCTGCGAGATCCTGGCCGGGCTGGGTTATCGGGTGATCCGTTTCGACAATCGTGACGCCGGCCTTTCGACCCACTTCAACGATCTGCCGGTCCCCGAATTGGCTACCGTGGCCTTAGCCGTGGCACGCGGCGAGCGGCCGGACGTGCCCTACACCCTCTACGACATGGCCGCCGACGCGGTCGGACTTCTGGACGCGCTCGGGATCGAGCGAGCGCACATTGTCGGCAGATCGATGGGCGGGATGATCGCTCAGTTAGTGGCCAGCGAACACCCGCACCGTACCCTGTCGCTGACCTCAATCATGTCCAACACCGGCAATCCCGGCCTCCCCTCCGCCACCCCCGAGGCGATGGCGGCGCTGACCAGCCGCCCTCCTCATCCCTCGGAGGACGAGGAGAGCTTTCTCACTCACAGCGTCGCCTTTGCCCGGGTGATCGGCAGTCCCGGCTACCCGTTCGACGAGGCCGCCCAGCGCGCCCAGGCCCTAGCCGATGCCAAACGGGCTTACAATCCCGCCGGGTTCGGTCGGCAGATCGCCGCCATTGTTGCCACTGGCGACCGCCGCGCGCGGCTGAAGACCATCACCGCCCCGACCCTGGTGGTACACGGGGCGGACGACCCACTGATACCCAAGGCCGGAGGCGAGGACACCGCTGCCAACATCAAGGGCGCGGAGTTGAAAGTGATTCCGGGCATGGGCCACGACCTGCCGCCGGCACTGTACGAGACCGTGGCCCTGGCCATCGCCGCTAATGCCCGGCGCGAGTCAGCCTGA
- a CDS encoding GAF domain-containing protein: protein MIEPAKAAAFLAEFDERTAGAGDPAALAMRLLADAFSHYNWIGIYWLDGDTLVLGPFVGAPTEHDRIPVGRGVCGTAVAEGKNQVVPDVRQLSNYLACSVQTRSEIVVLIRKDGWIIGQIDADGHATGAFDESDEALLTAVAERIVARV, encoded by the coding sequence ATGATCGAACCCGCGAAGGCGGCGGCGTTTCTCGCGGAATTCGACGAGCGCACGGCCGGGGCGGGTGACCCCGCCGCCCTGGCTATGCGCCTCCTGGCGGACGCCTTTTCGCACTACAACTGGATCGGCATCTACTGGCTGGACGGCGACACTCTGGTTCTCGGGCCTTTCGTCGGCGCCCCGACCGAACACGACCGCATCCCCGTCGGTCGCGGTGTGTGCGGCACCGCCGTCGCGGAGGGGAAGAATCAGGTCGTGCCGGACGTCCGCCAGCTCAGCAACTATCTGGCGTGTTCCGTGCAAACGCGATCGGAGATCGTCGTCCTGATTCGCAAAGACGGCTGGATCATCGGGCAAATCGACGCCGACGGACACGCGACAGGTGCCTTCGACGAGTCGGACGAGGCGCTGCTGACGGCCGTGGCCGAACGAATAGTCGCGCGCGTCTAA
- a CDS encoding PQQ-dependent sugar dehydrogenase, producing the protein MRRFMTLLGVFICASVASAKDQPPKPVTTGLKNPESVAVGDDGRVYVSEAGAPGTDGDGRILVLDKQGNAAPFATGFDDPKGIVTLQKWLFVADKKRVWRVDEKGQAKVLAAKEAFPREPVLLSDIAVDPQGIVYVSDTGDGKDNPGAIFRIDHKGGVTFQVDGRKIPGLKRLGKILLDGGSHFLLIDSETGDLLRVRMDGVTEKVAEGFVGGDGLAWDAIGQLFITSRTQGKVWGIARPGQKPVVVASDFKAAADPCLDPTGQFILVPDTQTGTLTAIPTVIPGNEVDVSPLPLQTTAAFPKLKWTGWEGFSPDGKLVELRPLYLTHAGDGSNRNFVAIQQGVVHVFPNDPKAEKTKVFLDIRKKVFYADQENEQGLLGLAFHPNYKKNGEFFAFYTVREPRLTNVISRFRVSPDDPDRADPDSEEELLRISHAFWNHDGGTICFGPDGYLYIAVGDGGAANDPHKNGQNLKTHLGKILRLDVNRRDGGKKYGIPADNPFVGTKDAAPENWAYGLRNPWRMAFDRPTGRLWLADVGQNLYEEINIVTKGGNYGWNVREGFHPFGMEGVGPRKDLTEPIWEYNHDVGKSITGGLVYRGKELPQLEGHYLYGDYVSTLMWALKYDDTKKRVVANRPLGRLNRSIFSFGEDEQGEVYILTPTVSGDGILRFAPPAAKGN; encoded by the coding sequence ATGCGTCGCTTCATGACCCTGCTCGGTGTGTTCATTTGTGCGTCGGTCGCGTCGGCCAAGGACCAGCCGCCGAAGCCGGTGACTACCGGGCTCAAGAACCCCGAGTCGGTCGCCGTCGGCGACGACGGCCGCGTTTACGTCAGCGAGGCCGGCGCACCCGGCACGGACGGCGACGGCCGCATCCTGGTTCTGGACAAGCAGGGTAACGCCGCCCCGTTCGCAACCGGCTTCGATGACCCCAAGGGCATCGTCACATTGCAGAAATGGCTGTTCGTCGCCGACAAAAAGCGCGTCTGGCGCGTCGATGAAAAGGGGCAGGCGAAAGTGCTGGCCGCCAAGGAAGCCTTCCCCCGGGAGCCGGTTCTCCTCAGTGACATCGCCGTCGATCCCCAGGGCATTGTCTACGTCTCCGACACCGGCGACGGCAAAGACAACCCCGGGGCGATCTTCCGCATCGACCACAAGGGAGGCGTGACCTTCCAGGTGGACGGCCGCAAGATCCCCGGTCTGAAGCGGCTCGGCAAGATCCTTCTCGACGGCGGCTCACACTTCCTACTAATCGACTCCGAAACGGGCGACCTGCTCCGCGTTCGCATGGACGGCGTGACCGAGAAGGTGGCCGAGGGGTTCGTCGGCGGCGACGGTCTGGCGTGGGACGCGATCGGGCAGCTGTTCATCACGAGCCGGACGCAGGGCAAGGTGTGGGGGATCGCCCGGCCGGGTCAGAAGCCAGTGGTAGTAGCCTCCGATTTCAAGGCGGCCGCCGACCCCTGTCTCGACCCGACCGGCCAGTTCATCCTCGTGCCCGATACCCAGACGGGTACGCTGACGGCTATTCCGACCGTCATTCCCGGCAACGAGGTCGACGTCAGCCCGCTGCCGCTTCAGACCACGGCCGCCTTCCCGAAATTGAAGTGGACCGGCTGGGAAGGCTTTTCGCCGGACGGCAAACTCGTTGAACTCCGGCCCCTCTACCTCACACACGCCGGCGACGGCTCCAATCGCAACTTCGTGGCGATTCAGCAGGGCGTCGTCCACGTCTTCCCCAACGACCCCAAGGCCGAAAAGACGAAGGTCTTCCTCGACATCCGGAAGAAAGTCTTTTATGCCGACCAGGAAAACGAACAGGGTCTGCTCGGGCTGGCGTTCCACCCCAACTACAAGAAGAACGGCGAGTTCTTCGCTTTCTACACGGTCCGCGAACCCCGACTAACAAACGTGATCTCCCGCTTCCGCGTCAGCCCGGACGACCCGGACCGGGCCGACCCCGACAGTGAAGAAGAACTGCTCCGCATCTCGCATGCGTTCTGGAACCACGACGGCGGCACGATCTGCTTCGGCCCCGACGGCTACCTGTACATCGCCGTGGGCGATGGCGGGGCGGCCAACGACCCGCACAAGAACGGCCAAAACCTGAAGACCCACCTCGGCAAGATCCTCCGCCTCGATGTCAACCGGCGCGACGGCGGCAAGAAGTACGGCATCCCCGCGGACAACCCGTTCGTCGGAACCAAAGACGCCGCCCCCGAAAACTGGGCCTACGGCCTCCGGAACCCCTGGCGCATGGCCTTCGACCGGCCGACGGGCCGATTGTGGTTGGCCGACGTCGGCCAGAATCTTTACGAAGAGATCAACATCGTCACCAAGGGCGGGAACTACGGCTGGAACGTCCGGGAAGGCTTCCACCCCTTCGGCATGGAGGGCGTCGGGCCGCGTAAGGATCTGACCGAGCCGATCTGGGAATACAACCACGACGTCGGCAAATCCATCACCGGCGGACTCGTCTACCGCGGCAAAGAGCTACCACAATTGGAAGGCCACTACCTTTACGGCGACTACGTCAGTACCCTCATGTGGGCCCTGAAGTACGACGACACCAAGAAGCGCGTCGTCGCCAACCGGCCGTTGGGGCGATTGAACCGGTCGATCTTCTCGTTCGGGGAAGACGAACAGGGCGAAGTCTACATCCTGACGCCGACGGTTTCGGGCGACGGCATTCTTCGATTCGCCCCGCCCGCGGCGAAGGGTAACTGA
- a CDS encoding endonuclease domain-containing protein has protein sequence MNVPAPTRTLLDWHHGRRARRIPTVTVLAGPVNLGVRVWRGWASPRPTALVRAAADFDDVAVAWVEAIFASSSGLDRARSWLARVTNQDPAAVACATDRVTRYDLDQLRRSLPVDPNGPAARTAFALLSAHAAEALPDPVTIVRDLSADGRAASRAVVFRGFCELYPEGQWPSVLVVPPTEGLAGWLARTVAYLEAVATAVPELPVAVAAPRVESDAASGDASSHIAAVIREGLVVVEGLTEGELDARLRAAGVVPPPTPATMKRLVADGLTDDAAASFVEAARAVRDPTPDDVASDFRSVHEQFLFEQLESMPETAGQFRPNRALPFLHGPRAAEADLLAEKLKLVVEVDGQHYHLTQPQYRRDRRKDWLYQQHGYLVLRFLAEDVVEDLENILTTILTAVALRRDRSKLER, from the coding sequence ATGAACGTCCCCGCCCCAACTCGAACGCTTCTCGACTGGCATCACGGCCGGCGGGCTCGCCGTATCCCCACGGTGACCGTCCTGGCCGGCCCCGTGAATCTGGGCGTGCGTGTCTGGCGCGGGTGGGCCTCTCCCCGACCCACGGCCCTGGTGCGAGCCGCCGCCGATTTCGATGACGTGGCTGTAGCCTGGGTTGAAGCCATCTTCGCGTCCAGCTCCGGTCTCGACCGTGCCCGCTCGTGGCTTGCCCGAGTCACCAACCAAGACCCGGCCGCGGTCGCCTGCGCCACCGATCGGGTCACGCGGTACGACCTCGACCAACTTCGGCGGTCGCTCCCGGTCGACCCGAACGGGCCGGCGGCGCGGACCGCCTTCGCGCTGCTGTCCGCCCACGCGGCCGAGGCTCTGCCCGACCCGGTGACAATCGTTCGCGATCTGTCCGCGGACGGGCGAGCCGCAAGTCGGGCCGTTGTTTTCCGCGGGTTCTGCGAACTGTACCCGGAAGGCCAGTGGCCGAGCGTATTGGTCGTACCTCCGACCGAAGGCTTGGCAGGGTGGCTCGCCCGGACGGTGGCGTACCTCGAAGCCGTGGCGACGGCGGTGCCCGAACTGCCCGTCGCTGTGGCTGCCCCACGGGTAGAGAGCGACGCAGCCAGTGGTGATGCTTCGTCGCATATTGCCGCCGTGATCCGGGAAGGGCTCGTCGTTGTCGAAGGACTCACCGAGGGCGAACTGGACGCCCGCCTACGAGCAGCGGGCGTGGTCCCGCCGCCCACGCCAGCCACGATGAAGCGACTCGTCGCCGACGGGTTGACCGACGACGCGGCGGCTTCGTTCGTCGAGGCAGCCCGGGCCGTCCGCGACCCGACACCGGACGATGTGGCGTCCGACTTTCGGAGTGTTCACGAGCAATTTCTGTTCGAGCAGCTGGAATCGATGCCGGAAACCGCGGGCCAATTCCGGCCGAACCGGGCGCTTCCGTTCCTGCACGGCCCCCGGGCGGCCGAGGCCGACCTGTTAGCCGAGAAGCTGAAATTGGTGGTAGAAGTCGACGGACAGCATTACCATTTGACCCAACCACAGTACCGACGTGACCGGCGGAAGGATTGGTTGTACCAGCAGCACGGGTATCTGGTTCTGCGGTTTCTGGCCGAAGACGTGGTGGAAGACCTTGAGAACATCCTGACAACCATCCTGACGGCGGTCGCGCTCCGGCGCGACCGTTCCAAACTCGAAAGGTAG